In Ostrea edulis chromosome 4, xbOstEdul1.1, whole genome shotgun sequence, a single window of DNA contains:
- the LOC125670714 gene encoding uncharacterized protein LOC125670714 isoform X1, with amino-acid sequence MVSMMRGTLWKIMTVVQLMCSVMGSPVRIPDYSYAVYAIDDCPQNASQWDLASDRLNCSKAPSTKHRYHCMPDIRKDRLLEFCYPKSHIKMTAGYCIVLFGGGAISNSPSTNCSLFVNNSCPEEFYYSNQMYKYPGCLSINSMNSCYGYDPSCPPDVERKSAMNDDNVITITVLIIAGLLIIGSILLTCWCKRQRIFQLWNGFHGNQHGTEETMGLIQTGNENKRQAKVRDFLEEWQSDDAKYYSGINAVQELEERLLKHNIIMVVGGPGLGKTSLIRHVALKWHKERRKEMDKELESWKIIVVSTFEELNNAYAAHEDSKDLQIYVFDDPIGIHALNKQRLSSLFALYNNENLFTKRTTTKLLLTCRRIVYEEAKQSMPKIESFVLDIESERYRITGENRKQIFLKYCDKKDYHIIESCPDLLYPLLCRLYVNRRDQNIFEFFSKPFHCLQVEFENMINQDCLMYSALVYCMLNRGEIPSEESQTNDTITSVNYVGYECGLNDIYKKLETAKGTYLKISESKYRFIHDYMWESLAIHFGASRSDVILEKMDSNFILKYVKMKDMEIPENKDTEIQGCIVLPDSHMGLLAKRMFEDVKQFHFNVFKHSCWRAQSFQREFVAYLDSAQYEDICRTFLDAQGINEVPKNGQDVTKSVRLESGTIEWYLQELLWNKIYKMESQFSCDIRPLRWIVANALTFLLEYFVSKNTKSSDDTSRIFGQDEEQTLLLVLACFSRDRSVVECVFSNIQNKENINRSCISENVEEKFNPHREFMPLAAACHANCPQIVQYLIEQNVKVYFSTDTDKSSLLYQSLSFQKYQICLLLIDGGADVNIKDEKERTLLHISASKGEGAVPVMESLIRKGVDVNEKDTDGKTPIFYAFERETGLLLKARRENKMDNNLEYFKCTIALLEQGAKPNLWDACHKSPVYTLFERERNCPDILQMLVDYGLDVNFVDKNDASLLHYAVLSADKSLVECVLKAKSPVDVDLQDKTGRSAVYKAAEKGTLDITELLIDHKADVNLPDKKKLTPLYQAVNRGIAQMVNVLVENGAMVNEKYEKKKNATPLHIAAKKGHVEISEYLLQKGALSVVDNRNKSPRDVATDEGHYELEDMLK; translated from the exons ATGGTCTCCATGATGAGGGGGACTTTATGGAAGATTATGACTGTTGTCCAGCTTATGTGCTCTGTCATg GGAAGTCCGGTTCGGATACCTGACTACAGCTATGCAGTGTATGCAATCGATGATTGCCCACAGAATGCCAGTCAGTGGGATCTGGCCTCGGATAGACTGAACTGTTCTAAAGCGCCCTCTACAAAGCACCGCTACCACTGTATGCCAGACATACGGAAGGACAGACTTTTGGAGTTCTGTTACCCTAAGTCACACATTAAAATGACTGCAG GCTACTGTATTGTGTTGTTTGGCGGTGGTGCCATATCCAACAGTCCCAGCACAAATTGTAGTCTCTTTGTAAACAATAGCTGTCCGGAAGAGTTTTATTACAGTAATCAAATGTACAAGT ATCCTGGCTGTCTCTCGATTAATTCTATGAACAGTTGCTATGGTTATGATCCATCTTGCCCCCCTGATGTTGAAAG gaagtcagccatgaATGATGATAATGTTATTACGATAACAGTTCTAATCATCGCAGGGTTACTCATCATCGGATCCATTCTTCTAACCTGTTGGTGTAAAAGGCAAAGGATCT TCCAGTTATGGAATGGTTTCCATGGTAACCAGCATGGAACAGAGGAAACCATGGGTTTAATACAAACAG gtaatgaaaacaaaagacaaGCTAAAGTTAGAG ATTTCTTGGAAGAGTGGCAGTCAGATGACGCGAAATATTACAGTGGAATCAATGCTGTTCAAGAGCTGGAGGAGAGACTTTTGAAGCACAACATAATCATGGTCGTTGGGGGACCTGGTCTTGGTAAAACGTCTCTTATTCGTCATGTTGCACTCAAGTGGCATAAAGAAAGAAGGAAAGAGATGGACAAAGAGTTGGAGAGTTGGAAAATTATTGTAGTATCTACTTTTGAAGAACTTAACAACGCGTATGCTGCTCATGAGGATTCCAAGGatctacaaatctatgtatTTGACGATCCCATCGGCATTCACGCTTTAAACAAACAAAGGCTGTCATCTCTTTTTGCTCTTTACAATAATGAAAATTTGTTCACAAAACGAACAACCACAAAACTCTTGCTGACATGTAGACGAATTGTTTACGAGGAAGCGAAACAGAGTATGCCTAAGATCGAATCATTCGTTTTGGACATAGAGAGTGAAAGATATAGAATTACAGGTGAAAATAGGAAACAAATATTCCTAAAATACTGTGATAAGAAAGATTATCACATCATTGAATCATGTCCCGATTTATTGTATCCCCTTCTATGCAGACTATATGTAAACCGTCgggatcaaaatatttttgagttTTTTTCAAAACCGTTTCATTGTCTGCAGGTAGAGTTTGAAAACATGATAAATCAAGATTGTCTAATGTATTCAGCACTTGTTTACTGCATGCTGAATAGAGGGGAAATCCCGTCGGAGGAAAGTCAAACCAATGATACAATTACAAGCGTAAATTATGTCGGTTATGAATGTGGCCtgaatgatatttacaagaagtTGGAAACTGCTAAGGGAACTTACCTCAAAATTTCGGAATCAAAATATAGATTTATTCATGACTACATGTGGGAGAGTCTTGCCATACACTTTGGTGCTTCTCGTTCAGATGTGATTTTGGAAAAGATGGACAGTAactttatattgaaatatgtgAAAATGAAGGACATGGAAATTCCAGAAAACAAGGATACTGAAATACAGGGATGCATTGTACTTCCTGACAGCCATATGGGACTGCTTGCAAAACGAATGTTTGAAGATGTAAAGCAATTTCacttcaatgtttttaaacaCAGCTGTTGGCGAGCACAATCTTTCCAACGTGAATTTGTGGCGTATCTTGATTCTGCGCAGTATGAGGATATTTGTAGAACATTTCTTGATGCACAAGGGATAAACGAAGTTCCCAAAAATGGACAAGATGTCACAAAATCTGTTCGCTTGGAGTCTGGTACTATCGAGTGGTATCTGCAAGAGTTGTTGTGGAACAAAATCTACAAAATGGAATCTCAGTTTTCATGTGACATCAGACCCCTTCGCTGGATCGTTGCAAATGCGCTAACATTTCTCTTGGAATATTTTGTATCCAAAAATACTAAAAGCAGTGATGACACATCTAGAATATTTGGACAAGATGAAGAACAAACGCTTCTTCTTGTGCTAGCTTGTTTCAGCCGTGACAGAAGTGTAGTTGAATGCGTATTCTCAAATATTCAAAACAAGGAAAATATCAATCGTTCTTGCATATCAGAAAATGTGGAAGAAAAATTCAATCCACACAGAGAATTCATGCCTTTGGCAGCTGCTTGCCATGCGAATTGTCCACAAATTGTCCAATATCTGATAGAACAAAATGTAAAGGTGTACTTTTCAACAGATACAGATAAATCATCATTGCTCTACCAGTCACTATCCTTCCAGAAATACCAAATTTGCCTTCTTTTGATAGATGGAGGTGCTGATGTGAACATAAAGGATGAGAAGGAAAGAACTTTATTGCATATTTCAGCCTCAAAAGGCGAGGGAGCAGTGCCTGTGATGGAAAGTTTGATACGGAAAGGAGTAGATGTAAATGAAAAGGATACAGATGGAAAGACACCCATTTTCTATGCATTTGAAAGAGAAACTGGACTATTATTGAAAGCAAGACGAGAAAATAAAATGGACAAcaacctagaatattttaaatgcACTATAGCCCTACTCGAACAAGGTGCTAAACCAAACCTTTGGGATGCTTGTCACAAATCTCCAGTATACACATTGTTTGAACGTGAACGAAATTGTCCAGACATTTTACAAATGTTGGTGGATTATGGATTAGATGTGAACTTCGTCGACAAGAATGACGCTTCGCTGCTTCATTATGCAGTTCTGTCTGCAGACAAAAGTCTTGTGGAATGTGTATTGAAAGCTAAAAGCCCCGTGGACGTGGACCTTCAAGATAAAACTGGTAGATCGGCAGTGTACAAGGCGGCAGAGAAAGGTACTCTAGACATCACAGAACTTTTGATAGATCACAAAGCAGATGTAAACTTGCCAGACAAGAAAAAACTGACTCCACTTTACCAAGCAGTTAATAGAGGCATAGCACAGATGGTTAATGTTTTAGTTGAAAACGGAGCAATGGTTAacgaaaaatatgaaaagaaaaagaatgcTACACCTTTGCATATAGCAGCTAAGAAAGGGCATGTCGAAATAAGTGAGTATTTACTGCAGAAAGGAGCGCTATCTGTGGTAGATAACAGAAATAAATCCCCCCGGGATGTAGCTACTGATGAAGGTCATTACGAGTTAGAGGATATGCTCAAATAA
- the LOC125670714 gene encoding uncharacterized protein LOC125670714 isoform X2: MVMIHLAPLMLKGLLIIGSILLTCWCKRQRIFQLWNGFHGNQHGTEETMGLIQTGNENKRQAKVRDFLEEWQSDDAKYYSGINAVQELEERLLKHNIIMVVGGPGLGKTSLIRHVALKWHKERRKEMDKELESWKIIVVSTFEELNNAYAAHEDSKDLQIYVFDDPIGIHALNKQRLSSLFALYNNENLFTKRTTTKLLLTCRRIVYEEAKQSMPKIESFVLDIESERYRITGENRKQIFLKYCDKKDYHIIESCPDLLYPLLCRLYVNRRDQNIFEFFSKPFHCLQVEFENMINQDCLMYSALVYCMLNRGEIPSEESQTNDTITSVNYVGYECGLNDIYKKLETAKGTYLKISESKYRFIHDYMWESLAIHFGASRSDVILEKMDSNFILKYVKMKDMEIPENKDTEIQGCIVLPDSHMGLLAKRMFEDVKQFHFNVFKHSCWRAQSFQREFVAYLDSAQYEDICRTFLDAQGINEVPKNGQDVTKSVRLESGTIEWYLQELLWNKIYKMESQFSCDIRPLRWIVANALTFLLEYFVSKNTKSSDDTSRIFGQDEEQTLLLVLACFSRDRSVVECVFSNIQNKENINRSCISENVEEKFNPHREFMPLAAACHANCPQIVQYLIEQNVKVYFSTDTDKSSLLYQSLSFQKYQICLLLIDGGADVNIKDEKERTLLHISASKGEGAVPVMESLIRKGVDVNEKDTDGKTPIFYAFERETGLLLKARRENKMDNNLEYFKCTIALLEQGAKPNLWDACHKSPVYTLFERERNCPDILQMLVDYGLDVNFVDKNDASLLHYAVLSADKSLVECVLKAKSPVDVDLQDKTGRSAVYKAAEKGTLDITELLIDHKADVNLPDKKKLTPLYQAVNRGIAQMVNVLVENGAMVNEKYEKKKNATPLHIAAKKGHVEISEYLLQKGALSVVDNRNKSPRDVATDEGHYELEDMLK, translated from the exons ATGGTTATGATCCATCTTGCCCCCCTGATGTTGAAAG GGTTACTCATCATCGGATCCATTCTTCTAACCTGTTGGTGTAAAAGGCAAAGGATCT TCCAGTTATGGAATGGTTTCCATGGTAACCAGCATGGAACAGAGGAAACCATGGGTTTAATACAAACAG gtaatgaaaacaaaagacaaGCTAAAGTTAGAG ATTTCTTGGAAGAGTGGCAGTCAGATGACGCGAAATATTACAGTGGAATCAATGCTGTTCAAGAGCTGGAGGAGAGACTTTTGAAGCACAACATAATCATGGTCGTTGGGGGACCTGGTCTTGGTAAAACGTCTCTTATTCGTCATGTTGCACTCAAGTGGCATAAAGAAAGAAGGAAAGAGATGGACAAAGAGTTGGAGAGTTGGAAAATTATTGTAGTATCTACTTTTGAAGAACTTAACAACGCGTATGCTGCTCATGAGGATTCCAAGGatctacaaatctatgtatTTGACGATCCCATCGGCATTCACGCTTTAAACAAACAAAGGCTGTCATCTCTTTTTGCTCTTTACAATAATGAAAATTTGTTCACAAAACGAACAACCACAAAACTCTTGCTGACATGTAGACGAATTGTTTACGAGGAAGCGAAACAGAGTATGCCTAAGATCGAATCATTCGTTTTGGACATAGAGAGTGAAAGATATAGAATTACAGGTGAAAATAGGAAACAAATATTCCTAAAATACTGTGATAAGAAAGATTATCACATCATTGAATCATGTCCCGATTTATTGTATCCCCTTCTATGCAGACTATATGTAAACCGTCgggatcaaaatatttttgagttTTTTTCAAAACCGTTTCATTGTCTGCAGGTAGAGTTTGAAAACATGATAAATCAAGATTGTCTAATGTATTCAGCACTTGTTTACTGCATGCTGAATAGAGGGGAAATCCCGTCGGAGGAAAGTCAAACCAATGATACAATTACAAGCGTAAATTATGTCGGTTATGAATGTGGCCtgaatgatatttacaagaagtTGGAAACTGCTAAGGGAACTTACCTCAAAATTTCGGAATCAAAATATAGATTTATTCATGACTACATGTGGGAGAGTCTTGCCATACACTTTGGTGCTTCTCGTTCAGATGTGATTTTGGAAAAGATGGACAGTAactttatattgaaatatgtgAAAATGAAGGACATGGAAATTCCAGAAAACAAGGATACTGAAATACAGGGATGCATTGTACTTCCTGACAGCCATATGGGACTGCTTGCAAAACGAATGTTTGAAGATGTAAAGCAATTTCacttcaatgtttttaaacaCAGCTGTTGGCGAGCACAATCTTTCCAACGTGAATTTGTGGCGTATCTTGATTCTGCGCAGTATGAGGATATTTGTAGAACATTTCTTGATGCACAAGGGATAAACGAAGTTCCCAAAAATGGACAAGATGTCACAAAATCTGTTCGCTTGGAGTCTGGTACTATCGAGTGGTATCTGCAAGAGTTGTTGTGGAACAAAATCTACAAAATGGAATCTCAGTTTTCATGTGACATCAGACCCCTTCGCTGGATCGTTGCAAATGCGCTAACATTTCTCTTGGAATATTTTGTATCCAAAAATACTAAAAGCAGTGATGACACATCTAGAATATTTGGACAAGATGAAGAACAAACGCTTCTTCTTGTGCTAGCTTGTTTCAGCCGTGACAGAAGTGTAGTTGAATGCGTATTCTCAAATATTCAAAACAAGGAAAATATCAATCGTTCTTGCATATCAGAAAATGTGGAAGAAAAATTCAATCCACACAGAGAATTCATGCCTTTGGCAGCTGCTTGCCATGCGAATTGTCCACAAATTGTCCAATATCTGATAGAACAAAATGTAAAGGTGTACTTTTCAACAGATACAGATAAATCATCATTGCTCTACCAGTCACTATCCTTCCAGAAATACCAAATTTGCCTTCTTTTGATAGATGGAGGTGCTGATGTGAACATAAAGGATGAGAAGGAAAGAACTTTATTGCATATTTCAGCCTCAAAAGGCGAGGGAGCAGTGCCTGTGATGGAAAGTTTGATACGGAAAGGAGTAGATGTAAATGAAAAGGATACAGATGGAAAGACACCCATTTTCTATGCATTTGAAAGAGAAACTGGACTATTATTGAAAGCAAGACGAGAAAATAAAATGGACAAcaacctagaatattttaaatgcACTATAGCCCTACTCGAACAAGGTGCTAAACCAAACCTTTGGGATGCTTGTCACAAATCTCCAGTATACACATTGTTTGAACGTGAACGAAATTGTCCAGACATTTTACAAATGTTGGTGGATTATGGATTAGATGTGAACTTCGTCGACAAGAATGACGCTTCGCTGCTTCATTATGCAGTTCTGTCTGCAGACAAAAGTCTTGTGGAATGTGTATTGAAAGCTAAAAGCCCCGTGGACGTGGACCTTCAAGATAAAACTGGTAGATCGGCAGTGTACAAGGCGGCAGAGAAAGGTACTCTAGACATCACAGAACTTTTGATAGATCACAAAGCAGATGTAAACTTGCCAGACAAGAAAAAACTGACTCCACTTTACCAAGCAGTTAATAGAGGCATAGCACAGATGGTTAATGTTTTAGTTGAAAACGGAGCAATGGTTAacgaaaaatatgaaaagaaaaagaatgcTACACCTTTGCATATAGCAGCTAAGAAAGGGCATGTCGAAATAAGTGAGTATTTACTGCAGAAAGGAGCGCTATCTGTGGTAGATAACAGAAATAAATCCCCCCGGGATGTAGCTACTGATGAAGGTCATTACGAGTTAGAGGATATGCTCAAATAA